Part of the Bifidobacterium sp. ESL0775 genome is shown below.
TATCTGTAATACATATACTTTGTTGCAAATTACGGCAACAACGCGCAGAACAGAGCCTCGAAGAGGATGGTCTGGTTGCTGTTGCCGTTGAGCCGGCGGCGGGCGACGGAGACGGCATCAAGGCGGTCGACCACACCCTGACGGGTGAGGCTCTCGGCGAGATTGGTGATCGACGAACGGTTCTCGAGGTTGATCAGACCTACCGATTGTTCGGCGTTGTTCTGCAAAACCGCCACATCACGGTAGATGCTGGCGATGGTGTTCAGGTCGCGGTCGAGCACATCGCGGCTCCGACGAGTCGCCCGGCGCTTGATCTCGGTCTTCTTGCCGATCTGGTTGAACGCGCTACGCAGCTTGGGCGGTATGCGGTCCTTTTCGCCTAAGCCGTTGACATGCCGGAATTCCGCTTCCTGCTTGGCGGCCTGATCCTCGACGTCGGATTGCGCCTGGGCCTTGGCGTTGTCAATGAGCCGGCCCGCAAGCAGCACGGCATCCGAGGCGCGACGAAGGTTCAACACCCCAGACACCAGCTCCGCCCGGTCGCTCATCACCCGTTCGTTGGTGGCATAGAGACGGGCCACACCGATATGCCCTTCGGCCAGACGAGCCGCACGAGCCGCGGTTTTGGGCTCGATATGGTCGTGCGTTTCCAGGAATTTCGCCACGGCTTGCGTGGATGGCACCGCGAGGTTGACGATGCGCGTGCGGGAGCGGATGGTCGGCAGCACGTCCTCGGGGCTTGGCGCGCACAACAGCCAAATCGTGTGGGGGCTTGGCTCCTCGATCTCCTTCAACAGCACATTGGTGGTGCGCTCGAGCATGCGGTCGACGTCTTCGATGACGATGATCCGCCAAGGGGCGATGCTCGGCGTCTGCTCGGAGGTCTCGATAAGATCGCGCACCTCGTCAATGCCGATGGTAATCTTGTCGGTCGCCAAAACGCTGACATCGGGATGTGTTCCGGCCAAAACCTGCTCACTCGAGCGTTCCGGCTCATCGGACAAGCCATGGGTCGGGCTTTCCAAAGCCGCGGCGAACGCCCGCGCCACATTGGAGCGGCCGGATCCGGGAGGACCACAAATCAGCCAGGATTGCGCGATGGCCTTGGGATCGCCGGACGCGACGGCGCGCAGCCGCGCCACGACCTGGTCCTGGCCGACGATCGAGTCCCATACGCTCATTGTTCCTCCACTTGTTTCGTATTCCCACACTATTGCCAACCACCGATGACGGATAAATCCACGCTTCATCGGCAATTCATCCCGGTTTCAACCACAGCCGTGGCATTTCCCGGAAATTCTCACTCACAACAGAAAGTATTACAACTAAACTTTCTCGTTATTCACCACTTCAAAATCCATCAACCGCCCTATCAGCCATGGGACGCAAACCTACAACCCACACGACCAATCCTCCAGCAGGCCATCGGCATCGGCACGAATCTGATCCCAGACCTCGTCAATCGGCTTCGAGGCGTCGATGACCTTGAACCGCGAGCGCTCCTGCGCCGCCAAATCGAGGAACGCCTGACGCGTACGCTCCTGGAAGCCGTCGCCGGCCGACTCCATGCGGTCCTCGCTGTGGTCAAGCCGGTTGTGCGAAGCCGCCGGATCCATATCAAGCAGGTACGTGCGTTCCGGCAGCAAATTGTTCGTCGCCCACAGGCTCAAGTTCCACACTTCCTCTTGCGTCAGCTCGCGCCCTCCGGCTTGGTAGGCCAGCGACGAATCAATATAGCGGTCGGAAATGACCACAGCCCCACGCGCAAGCGCCGGCCGGATGACCTCGGCGACATGCTGGGCACGATCGGCGGCGAACAGCAGCGCTTCAGTGCGCGGCGCGATCTCGCCTCCATGCAACAGCAACCGCCGCAACGCCACGCCCAACTTCGTGCCGCCCGGCTCGCGGGTGACCACAACCTCGCGCCCCAGCTCTTCGACATAACGCTGCAAGCGCTCGACCTGTGTGGTCTTCCCCACCCCGTCGACGCCCTCAAACGAAATAAACACACCGCTCATGATTCTCAATTCCACTTATGAATAGCTTCCAAATCCACTTCAATTATCCGACACGCCAGTACTTTAAACGTGGACACCGCGGATGAAAGACCGACAATGGTTCATGCCTATTTATCGAAATGGTAATCATCGCCGAATTGGCGTGACCACCGATAAACAATTTTTTCGTATCTGCCTTCGACCGCATCCTGTATCTTGAGAATCTCATACTCGGAAAGCTCACCCCGATTGTGCGCCAGCCAAGCATGGCCATCTTTGGTCAAAATGAATTTACCAAGGTCACGTTTTCGTCCCTTACCGACATGCACATGGACACCATGATGCATATCTTGAGAGCTGAAAAACACCGAATAACCCATCACGCGAAACAGTTCAGTCATGCGCATACTTCCGATCTATTGACCGGGCACGCTCAATCATCTTGTAGTTCTGCCGAAAATACCGATGAACAAAATCCAGGCTATCTTTCGGGAAAGTCGACGATAAGATATTCCCGTCGTCATCAAGCACCGCTTTCCTGCCATACCCGATTTCCGTAATGGTCACCGTGTCGTCGTCATATCCCAGCCGAATACCATCTTCCTCAAGGAAATTATCGCACTCCATGTTGCACCTCCTTTCCTCCTGCAATACCGCCAATTGTAGCGGAAATGCGGGAGGACGCGAAGTACCCCGGGCTCCACGGGACCGAACTGGAACCCTTATCTTTGCATGACTGCGTTTGCTGCTGTTTGCCTTCGATTGAGCCACCGTATCCCGTTCCTTTCACTTGCATGGAATCTCCGTTGATTCCATCGAAGCACAAAACGCAAAATTCCCGAGGCAAAACAGGCCACTGTGGTCGAACGCTAGGGGTTATCCACATTTGAGGCGTGTCACAGGTTATGCCTGCCAGTTGTCCACAATCATCGGCAACGGCTACTCATTATCCACATTGCGTTTTCTGCTTGGCTTCAATCGTTGGCAAGTCATGAATTTCCCGTACCACACTACTCAGGAAATCACGTAATCACTTATAGGCACGAACCACGAGATTCTGTTCCGATGCCCAAAAAACGAAAACGGTGCGAAGGGCATCAGATAAAACACCATGCAATGACTTATCCCACCTCTTTAATGACAGAGATGGGATAAGAGCAACGGTAACATGTAATACAGATTCGTGTTTTACTTCTTGACCGCAGCCCTACGGGTTGTGGTCTTTTTGGCAGTGGACTTGCGAGTTGTCGACTTGCGAGTTGTCGACTTGCGGGTCGTCGTCTTGCGACGGCCGCGGCGCTTGGACGGGCCGGCGGCGCGCTTTTCGGCGAGCAGCTGGAAGGCGGTGGCCGGGTCGATGGACTCCGGAGTGTACTGCTTCGGGAGCGTGCGGTTGGTCTCGCCGTCGGTGATGTAGGCACCGTAGAAACCGTCCTTGATGGTCACGTTCTTGCCGTTCTCCGGATCGGCTCCGAGGTCGCGCAGCGGCGGCTTGGCCGCTCCCCTGCCACGCCCGCGGCCGTACTTCGGCTGAGCGAACAGCGCCTTGGC
Proteins encoded:
- the tmk gene encoding dTMP kinase, which codes for MSGVFISFEGVDGVGKTTQVERLQRYVEELGREVVVTREPGGTKLGVALRRLLLHGGEIAPRTEALLFAADRAQHVAEVIRPALARGAVVISDRYIDSSLAYQAGGRELTQEEVWNLSLWATNNLLPERTYLLDMDPAASHNRLDHSEDRMESAGDGFQERTRQAFLDLAAQERSRFKVIDASKPIDEVWDQIRADADGLLEDWSCGL
- a CDS encoding DUF4160 domain-containing protein, encoding MTELFRVMGYSVFFSSQDMHHGVHVHVGKGRKRDLGKFILTKDGHAWLAHNRGELSEYEILKIQDAVEGRYEKIVYRWSRQFGDDYHFDK
- a CDS encoding DNA polymerase III subunit delta', whose amino-acid sequence is MSVWDSIVGQDQVVARLRAVASGDPKAIAQSWLICGPPGSGRSNVARAFAAALESPTHGLSDEPERSSEQVLAGTHPDVSVLATDKITIGIDEVRDLIETSEQTPSIAPWRIIVIEDVDRMLERTTNVLLKEIEEPSPHTIWLLCAPSPEDVLPTIRSRTRIVNLAVPSTQAVAKFLETHDHIEPKTAARAARLAEGHIGVARLYATNERVMSDRAELVSGVLNLRRASDAVLLAGRLIDNAKAQAQSDVEDQAAKQEAEFRHVNGLGEKDRIPPKLRSAFNQIGKKTEIKRRATRRSRDVLDRDLNTIASIYRDVAVLQNNAEQSVGLINLENRSSITNLAESLTRQGVVDRLDAVSVARRRLNGNSNQTILFEALFCALLP